One Pseudomonas muyukensis DNA segment encodes these proteins:
- a CDS encoding Ig-like domain-containing protein, with protein sequence MAKADDNRKELLGRVLKTLPGLPEMGDNQALVQDSMFNWQRADLGYLMARLPGLDAKQAKQLSERLNVAFFALMRRFREARLSAGSGQAAGQRKGLLAQPGAPVLEQLLGYGWNGQVQPGAIESTGSPVAWLVDLQLFMRELEQRANPRTAVKFAQRRPDVLALQLDERAVNRVVTQVEVVINMLKHAIAGDSASGTYDPIAVQNQLLEKRYPYQRFPYEFYTAQVKTVLTYNQFYISDLAAVGDIDAPYFIHPGGHARWSDTALVQYSGLGPILRGMLLDDPYFDEGVALHANRAQAQADARFFRENFGVQSYADLQTTQSFCQALNMDEGQMNALFALAEHTPIVSGNLQPAPTVKAAMQFGARFINSDGAQPVAVARPIKEEEEEEEGEGEEKEEDNDNYFLGLTPARCDRLNRLIRVANAMQLPFAQADQVLCAAIDAQRRGEPAGRRARVEATPLRIGTATLRALGLFQYLREQFACTAEDFATLLGDIAVYGPGETPSHFDRVFNFDDSLPLVLDDKPFSLAGSDDASRRTVQQLCRGLGLNMEGFRYLARAVMQFHQQPWLQRSVQTVSTLYRVTLLARLLGIGLIELLALLEVLSPDGRFIKQLTGQPHNTPYQSASHTDTVSVIHAVSQCVLWCREEGVKVSWLVEQLKPLEVLDVTPLEVRGLLLELATQVSPFRDIDKLLLEAGVPALQGKRWQTELGRVVDALGLVIRSGRGPQDFDPVLYEDFARREIQLVAMRELPEADVERVVELVLGVVLRVRTQQWELVQQSVSQLLKVDATLAVPILYWAAGTVHDLLAHAVEYVPAGRSSETMKDMLPLVRRMQRLKEVVVQFDLSPAMLSSLLSRPQRTRFSLLSLDLTLHTLYFLSRYTRCVRQARKGEDALLDYFRLIEELGPLSGNELRLVREAAAEEVADLLGWGINEVFDVARQASADGIVRNVAQLWMVVRIQQFCAKTGLSAASVMKLSRLSVHDNDQLHREAAQEMLASLERKVGDVASDPELRQSQLPECKPAKDYLIANPEATDATTITFTLLDRDGVAVSGLPVKWATNLGYLKGDQSTTDHNGVATIEFEGRSMMGVATITATYLLGRQVSTAVTVGFDADSLNVDDIENRPQAPWPLAGNRGTHLLRVRVMDRHDNSAADQKVIWTTDREDWTFRDSDGHTLTDHEGFSTVRLRGFSKGTGVVHCHCPDIEGSMQEVTVGFDDKPSVSAFILTTHAVAGEDMRVRAMLTGLDDKPAAGVVVSWGVPAGTVIKDEQSESDGSGWVWATLVASAAGTLTVTVSPEEGHADSAGRLQIDVLKDAANIEWVDPKTWPVRGGDDVVRYAVKVFSSDGKPVINFPVIFTPPGVPSDDVYVGPDGYARAQFVALPEPQSTMEMEGHLRKWQQDPADRHRFPSIPIVDALYARIEWFHESQRVGEGASFTLHEPEGDDVQTYYLDYILPIDHPVLELGERVHLVSGDGPSAGALGLTFDKGFGEWLDLEKGKPKLRWTITSRYKALKFQTTTRFAIRYEHAQEIVQCAITVVPAAEAPATARPR encoded by the coding sequence GTGGCAAAAGCTGACGACAATCGCAAGGAACTGCTGGGGCGTGTGCTGAAGACGCTGCCTGGCCTGCCGGAGATGGGTGACAACCAGGCCCTCGTCCAGGACTCGATGTTCAATTGGCAGCGGGCAGACCTGGGCTACTTGATGGCTCGCCTGCCAGGGCTCGACGCCAAGCAGGCCAAGCAACTGAGCGAGCGCCTGAATGTGGCGTTCTTCGCCCTGATGCGCAGGTTCCGCGAGGCGCGCCTGAGCGCCGGCAGCGGCCAGGCCGCGGGCCAGCGCAAAGGCCTTTTGGCGCAGCCAGGCGCGCCGGTCCTGGAGCAGTTGCTCGGTTATGGGTGGAACGGACAAGTCCAGCCAGGCGCCATCGAAAGTACCGGATCGCCGGTGGCCTGGCTGGTCGATCTGCAGTTGTTCATGCGTGAGCTCGAGCAGCGCGCCAACCCGCGCACCGCGGTGAAATTCGCCCAGCGCCGGCCTGATGTGCTCGCCCTGCAGCTCGATGAACGAGCCGTCAACCGTGTGGTCACCCAGGTCGAGGTGGTCATCAACATGCTCAAGCATGCCATCGCCGGCGACTCGGCGAGCGGGACCTACGACCCCATCGCGGTACAAAACCAACTGCTCGAGAAGCGCTACCCCTACCAGCGCTTTCCATACGAGTTCTATACCGCCCAGGTCAAAACCGTACTGACCTACAACCAGTTTTACATCAGCGACCTGGCGGCAGTGGGTGACATCGACGCCCCTTATTTCATTCACCCCGGCGGTCATGCGCGGTGGTCGGATACGGCGTTGGTACAGTATTCGGGCCTGGGACCGATCCTGCGCGGCATGCTGCTTGACGACCCGTACTTCGACGAAGGTGTGGCGCTGCATGCCAATCGGGCGCAGGCGCAGGCCGATGCCAGGTTCTTCAGGGAAAACTTTGGCGTCCAGAGCTATGCCGACCTGCAGACCACGCAGAGCTTCTGCCAAGCGCTGAACATGGACGAAGGCCAGATGAACGCCCTGTTCGCCCTGGCCGAGCATACGCCCATCGTCTCCGGCAATCTGCAGCCGGCCCCCACGGTGAAGGCCGCGATGCAGTTTGGCGCACGCTTCATCAACAGCGATGGTGCGCAGCCCGTCGCGGTGGCGCGCCCGATCAAGGAGGAAGAGGAGGAGGAAGAAGGAGAAGGGGAGGAGAAAGAGGAGGACAACGACAACTACTTCCTCGGTTTGACGCCGGCACGTTGTGATCGGCTCAACCGCTTGATCCGGGTGGCCAATGCCATGCAGCTGCCATTCGCGCAGGCGGACCAGGTGCTCTGCGCGGCCATCGATGCGCAGCGACGTGGCGAACCGGCCGGGCGCCGAGCCCGTGTCGAGGCCACGCCGTTGCGCATTGGCACCGCGACCCTTCGCGCCTTGGGGCTGTTCCAGTACCTGCGGGAACAGTTCGCGTGCACGGCAGAGGACTTCGCCACCTTGCTTGGCGACATCGCGGTGTACGGCCCAGGCGAGACACCCAGCCATTTCGATCGGGTGTTCAATTTCGACGACAGCCTGCCGCTGGTGCTGGACGACAAGCCATTCAGCCTGGCGGGCAGCGACGACGCCAGCAGGCGGACCGTGCAGCAATTGTGCCGGGGCCTGGGCTTGAACATGGAGGGGTTCCGCTACCTGGCGCGCGCGGTCATGCAGTTCCATCAGCAACCGTGGCTGCAACGTTCCGTGCAAACGGTGAGCACCCTCTACCGGGTGACATTGCTGGCCCGCTTGCTCGGTATCGGCCTGATCGAGCTGCTGGCCCTGCTGGAAGTGCTCAGCCCCGATGGTCGGTTCATCAAGCAGCTTACCGGCCAGCCGCATAACACCCCGTACCAGTCTGCCTCGCACACCGACACGGTGAGTGTCATTCATGCCGTCAGCCAATGCGTGCTGTGGTGTCGCGAGGAAGGGGTGAAGGTCAGCTGGCTGGTGGAACAGCTCAAGCCGCTGGAAGTACTGGATGTCACGCCGCTTGAGGTCAGAGGCTTACTCCTCGAGTTGGCCACTCAGGTGTCGCCGTTCAGGGATATCGACAAGCTGTTGCTGGAGGCCGGTGTTCCGGCACTGCAAGGCAAGCGTTGGCAAACCGAGCTGGGCAGGGTCGTCGATGCCCTTGGCCTGGTTATCAGAAGCGGTCGTGGGCCGCAGGATTTCGACCCGGTGCTGTACGAAGACTTTGCCAGGCGGGAAATCCAGCTGGTGGCCATGCGGGAGCTGCCTGAGGCGGATGTCGAGCGCGTCGTCGAGCTGGTCCTGGGGGTGGTGTTGCGGGTTCGCACGCAGCAGTGGGAGTTGGTGCAACAGAGCGTTTCCCAGTTGCTCAAAGTCGACGCCACCTTGGCGGTGCCGATCCTGTACTGGGCCGCTGGCACCGTGCATGACCTGTTGGCCCATGCGGTGGAATACGTCCCCGCTGGGCGAAGCTCCGAGACCATGAAGGACATGTTGCCGCTGGTGCGCCGGATGCAGCGGCTCAAAGAGGTCGTGGTGCAGTTCGACTTGAGTCCGGCAATGCTCTCCAGCCTGCTGTCACGCCCACAACGCACGCGCTTCAGCCTTCTCTCCCTCGACCTGACCCTGCACACCCTGTACTTCCTGTCACGCTATACCCGCTGTGTGCGTCAGGCACGCAAAGGCGAAGACGCGCTGCTGGACTATTTCCGGTTGATCGAGGAGCTGGGCCCGCTGAGCGGCAACGAACTGCGCCTGGTGCGCGAGGCTGCCGCCGAGGAGGTGGCTGACTTGCTGGGCTGGGGCATCAATGAAGTGTTCGACGTCGCCAGGCAAGCCAGCGCCGATGGCATCGTGCGCAACGTGGCGCAGTTGTGGATGGTGGTGCGTATCCAGCAGTTTTGCGCGAAGACCGGCCTGAGCGCCGCGTCGGTGATGAAGCTGAGCCGGCTCAGCGTGCATGACAACGACCAGCTTCACCGTGAGGCTGCGCAAGAAATGCTGGCGAGCCTGGAGCGTAAGGTCGGCGATGTGGCTAGCGACCCGGAACTGCGGCAAAGCCAATTGCCAGAGTGCAAGCCCGCGAAAGATTATCTGATCGCCAACCCTGAGGCGACCGACGCGACGACCATCACCTTCACCTTGCTCGACCGGGATGGTGTTGCGGTCTCGGGCCTGCCAGTGAAATGGGCTACCAACCTGGGGTACTTGAAGGGCGACCAGAGCACCACCGACCACAATGGCGTCGCGACAATCGAGTTTGAGGGGCGCAGCATGATGGGCGTAGCCACCATCACCGCGACCTACCTGTTGGGGCGTCAGGTGAGCACGGCCGTGACCGTTGGCTTCGATGCTGACAGCCTGAATGTGGATGATATCGAGAATCGTCCCCAGGCGCCTTGGCCACTGGCCGGCAACCGCGGGACGCATCTGCTGCGCGTCCGGGTGATGGACAGGCACGACAACTCGGCAGCTGACCAGAAAGTCATCTGGACCACGGACAGGGAAGACTGGACGTTCAGGGACAGCGACGGGCACACGCTTACGGACCATGAAGGCTTCAGTACCGTCAGGTTGAGGGGCTTTTCCAAAGGTACTGGGGTCGTTCACTGCCATTGCCCGGATATCGAAGGCTCAATGCAGGAAGTCACTGTCGGCTTTGACGACAAGCCCTCTGTCAGCGCGTTCATCCTGACCACCCATGCCGTTGCCGGCGAAGACATGAGGGTCCGGGCCATGTTGACTGGCCTGGATGATAAGCCGGCCGCAGGGGTAGTGGTCTCCTGGGGCGTACCGGCGGGCACGGTTATCAAAGACGAGCAAAGTGAAAGCGATGGCAGTGGCTGGGTCTGGGCAACGCTGGTTGCCAGCGCCGCAGGCACGCTGACGGTCACGGTGAGCCCTGAAGAGGGCCATGCCGATTCGGCGGGCAGGCTGCAGATCGATGTCTTGAAAGACGCCGCGAACATCGAATGGGTCGATCCGAAAACATGGCCGGTACGCGGGGGCGATGATGTTGTCAGGTATGCCGTCAAGGTGTTCAGCTCCGATGGCAAGCCAGTCATCAATTTCCCCGTGATCTTTACGCCGCCAGGGGTTCCGTCTGACGATGTCTACGTTGGCCCCGACGGTTATGCCCGCGCACAGTTCGTAGCATTGCCAGAACCGCAATCCACCATGGAAATGGAGGGACATCTACGCAAGTGGCAACAAGATCCCGCTGATCGCCATCGCTTCCCGTCAATCCCAATCGTGGATGCGCTGTATGCACGTATTGAATGGTTCCACGAATCCCAGCGGGTCGGCGAAGGTGCGTCGTTCACCCTCCATGAGCCGGAGGGGGACGACGTCCAAACCTACTACCTGGACTACATCCTGCCAATAGATCATCCAGTGCTGGAGCTCGGGGAACGCGTGCACCTGGTATCCGGAGACGGCCCCTCCGCAGGGGCGTTGGGTTTGACATTCGACAAGGGCTTTGGCGAATGGCTGGACCTCGAGAAGGGCAAGCCCAAACTGCGCTGGACCATCACCAGCAGATACAAGGCTTTGAAATTCCAGACCACCACGCGCTTCGCCATCCGGTACGAACATGCCCAGGAGATTGTCCAGTGCGCGATCACGGTGGTACCTGCTGCCGAGGCGCCCGCCACGGCACGCCCCCGCTAA
- a CDS encoding neuraminidase-like domain-containing protein: MDTALRNLLNEQERDALRDLYMHHYMPDILGVSGLNMITPDHLDRYFKTDTQATSAVTTSFVAEAQACTVSHIHSIFDNIEPGYDTDFPAQLKVFWAQAMANFSVWAAYQLLEDYPENYLRYDLRLDATALFKQLLVDLGQGRLKDETIYSAVRTYLKGYEQQNSIRVLSGFIDYRGGYQDGDHYTGYTFANSDYYLLGSDTASPPRYSWRKAKVRLDQGSTHILPDAWSEWQDIKLPAGGTVLEARLLRFAGRLQLVWLQHDARVEVPVDASEEPPEDPLQDPAKFWRYPLKLQLIYWGLDEQWSAPEVLWAHDELVPVKQQNGEEVAPTFVAQLLATAVERVRGSDDQMLVALKFGVDVAMAAAKEVFTLQRDVLKRVIPTDTAFSAVARGKLFEYFFPGAAAGKRYLQRRLADAEYELKTVKRDPPLAEIDPRNPYLSLEAYLEQRGTKHWLSLRGRSSEVRTVQAPAWVYLSHVTALGNGNQLRVEVSTGPNNELWFSCAIATAPTGLTVVLKHAGLAADVVLDTFSASAYGWAQSSKPVKLTNPSQLATYTLEQIQDGAGFEFMVAGGTFTKLVNANNFITVHPQSDASVKMKLSTSGSKPWEGEVTLNGAAASAWIEHEWDSNQTEPLKVTWRPSADNNPEDDFSVTVVKHTDPTGAWVPYLESQGSGVDFLVFDKLGNSTNSLAVRLNSLQVTDLINRAEVSPQAVFAWEAQNLREPLYQPTLRGDTYLGWQRSDEDPALGYFDAYGLYLRELFFHVPQAIASRLQEEQRFAEARDWLGLIFNPQRRQPATEMAGVDYWGCAWLLLGNTEAPGLEHELVDPHVIALHAPIHYCKAVFLQYVQLLIDEGDLEFRQQTRASVKRAEDLYLRAKGLMGEAPDARTVSTWEPATLAQVLETGLDEAALLRHEQGLQPADLPKRLDTFLWVGAAAHPAFRLPINQQLLDVWQVLDHRQYNLRHFLSIDGNPMQLPLYDPVANPFDLLLARMGGAGGPSHLQGHRMLVPPYRFRTVVAKAQETVAALMQFGEQLRGFMEMEERTQLEALQFEHAAQIAGYVIGIQEQLHEQQAKTLEALEAQRSVVAVQRDHYRGLLEKGLSAQEIAAMTLTAHARLLSTTAGVMQSAGQALTAAPNVFGLANGGMNFGAALMALGYGGQIWAGAEDVAAGILRETAGYQRREQEWRLQLGLAEKNLQAIDKQQQAQKHATLAASRALLHSRQLLAQAQQLHQFYQNKSTSASLYGWLRAQASGWYATCFDVAVSLCNAAEACWQFETGRYDTRILRPVVWRADRYGLNAFGDLKMDLERLLQEWLMRNERQLEIRKDVSLQALLHAGLVCNEKGEAYDPEKDTLQSILTGKGELYFTLSEDLYNEDYPGHYQRRLHSVALSMPALVFPYQNMRVELRQSQSQLLTKADIEGVRYLSAKATSDPVSDRNVMLSLRPGQRTCHSTADRDTGMFNFDPGDERYFPYEGSGAVSTWHLRLPRHASQGELLASLTDIIVHVAYHALRGDSQFEQAVEDLLEAVPPRAAGDAAVY; this comes from the coding sequence ATGGACACAGCACTGCGCAATCTACTGAACGAGCAAGAGCGGGATGCCTTGCGCGATCTGTACATGCACCATTACATGCCGGACATCCTCGGCGTATCGGGGTTGAACATGATCACCCCCGATCACCTGGACCGCTATTTCAAGACCGACACCCAGGCCACCTCGGCGGTCACCACCAGTTTCGTGGCCGAGGCCCAGGCCTGCACCGTCAGCCATATCCACTCGATCTTCGACAATATCGAGCCCGGTTACGACACCGACTTCCCAGCGCAACTGAAGGTGTTCTGGGCACAGGCCATGGCGAATTTCTCGGTGTGGGCGGCGTATCAGCTGCTGGAAGACTATCCGGAAAACTACCTGCGTTACGACCTGCGTCTGGATGCCACGGCATTGTTCAAGCAGTTGCTCGTCGACCTGGGCCAGGGGCGCCTCAAGGACGAGACCATTTACAGCGCCGTGCGCACTTACCTGAAAGGGTATGAGCAACAAAACAGTATTCGCGTCCTGTCCGGCTTCATCGATTACCGGGGTGGCTACCAGGATGGCGATCACTATACCGGGTATACCTTTGCCAACTCGGACTACTACTTGCTGGGCAGCGACACCGCCAGCCCACCGCGCTACTCCTGGCGCAAGGCCAAGGTCCGCCTGGACCAGGGCTCCACGCATATCCTGCCGGATGCCTGGAGCGAATGGCAGGACATCAAGCTGCCCGCGGGGGGGACGGTGCTCGAAGCACGGCTGCTGCGATTCGCTGGGCGCTTGCAGTTGGTCTGGCTGCAGCATGATGCGCGGGTCGAGGTGCCTGTCGATGCGTCGGAGGAACCGCCTGAGGATCCGCTACAAGACCCGGCAAAGTTCTGGCGCTACCCGCTGAAGTTGCAGCTGATCTATTGGGGCCTGGATGAACAGTGGTCCGCGCCAGAGGTGCTGTGGGCGCATGATGAGCTTGTGCCGGTAAAACAGCAGAACGGCGAAGAAGTGGCGCCCACGTTCGTCGCGCAGCTCCTGGCCACGGCGGTGGAGCGTGTGCGCGGCAGCGATGACCAGATGCTCGTCGCCCTCAAGTTCGGTGTCGACGTCGCGATGGCTGCCGCCAAGGAAGTGTTCACCCTGCAGCGTGACGTGCTCAAGCGTGTCATACCCACGGACACTGCGTTCTCGGCTGTCGCCAGGGGCAAGCTGTTTGAATACTTCTTCCCTGGGGCGGCCGCCGGCAAGCGCTACCTGCAGCGTCGCCTTGCGGACGCCGAGTATGAGTTGAAGACCGTCAAGCGCGACCCCCCGCTCGCTGAAATAGATCCTAGAAACCCCTACTTGAGCCTGGAGGCCTACCTCGAGCAGCGCGGCACCAAGCACTGGCTGTCCTTGCGTGGCCGCAGCAGCGAAGTGCGGACAGTCCAGGCACCGGCATGGGTGTACCTGTCTCATGTCACCGCCCTTGGCAACGGCAATCAGCTGCGCGTTGAAGTCAGCACAGGGCCGAACAATGAGCTGTGGTTCAGTTGCGCTATTGCCACGGCACCGACGGGGTTGACGGTGGTGCTCAAGCATGCCGGGCTGGCAGCCGACGTGGTTCTGGACACATTCAGTGCCAGCGCCTATGGCTGGGCGCAGTCGAGCAAGCCGGTCAAGCTGACGAACCCGAGTCAACTTGCCACCTATACCTTGGAGCAAATCCAAGACGGTGCGGGTTTTGAGTTCATGGTCGCCGGCGGCACCTTTACAAAGCTGGTCAACGCCAACAATTTCATCACGGTGCACCCGCAAAGCGATGCCTCCGTGAAAATGAAGCTGAGCACGAGCGGCTCCAAGCCGTGGGAAGGTGAAGTGACGCTCAACGGTGCGGCGGCCTCGGCCTGGATAGAGCATGAATGGGACAGCAACCAGACCGAGCCACTCAAGGTCACCTGGCGGCCCAGCGCAGACAACAATCCGGAGGACGACTTCAGCGTGACCGTGGTCAAACATACAGACCCCACGGGCGCCTGGGTGCCTTATCTGGAATCGCAGGGTAGCGGCGTTGATTTCCTGGTCTTCGACAAACTGGGCAATTCGACCAATTCACTGGCCGTGCGGCTTAATTCGCTACAAGTCACCGACCTGATCAATCGAGCTGAGGTCTCGCCCCAGGCCGTGTTTGCCTGGGAGGCGCAAAACCTGCGCGAGCCGCTCTACCAGCCAACGCTGCGAGGCGATACCTACCTGGGCTGGCAACGCAGCGACGAGGATCCTGCCCTGGGCTATTTCGATGCCTATGGCCTGTACCTGCGCGAGCTGTTTTTCCACGTTCCCCAGGCCATCGCCTCGCGTTTGCAGGAAGAACAGCGCTTCGCCGAGGCCCGTGACTGGCTGGGGCTGATCTTCAATCCGCAACGCCGGCAGCCGGCAACCGAAATGGCGGGCGTCGACTACTGGGGGTGTGCCTGGCTGCTACTGGGCAATACCGAGGCGCCTGGCCTGGAGCATGAGTTGGTCGACCCCCATGTCATTGCCTTGCACGCACCCATTCATTACTGCAAAGCGGTATTCCTCCAGTACGTGCAACTGCTGATCGATGAGGGGGACCTGGAGTTTCGCCAGCAGACGCGTGCCAGCGTGAAGCGGGCCGAGGACCTTTACCTGCGGGCCAAGGGCTTGATGGGCGAGGCCCCGGATGCGCGAACGGTCAGCACCTGGGAGCCGGCCACACTCGCGCAAGTGCTGGAAACCGGGCTCGACGAGGCCGCGCTGTTGCGTCACGAGCAAGGGCTGCAGCCTGCGGACCTGCCCAAGCGCCTGGACACCTTCCTGTGGGTTGGCGCAGCGGCGCACCCTGCATTTCGACTCCCGATCAACCAGCAATTGCTGGATGTATGGCAAGTGCTCGACCATCGTCAATACAACCTGCGGCACTTCCTCAGTATCGACGGCAACCCGATGCAACTGCCGTTGTACGACCCGGTGGCCAACCCCTTCGACCTGCTGTTGGCGCGCATGGGCGGTGCCGGTGGCCCCTCGCACCTGCAAGGTCATCGCATGCTGGTGCCGCCGTATCGCTTCCGCACGGTGGTGGCCAAGGCCCAGGAGACCGTGGCGGCGCTGATGCAGTTCGGCGAGCAACTGCGCGGCTTCATGGAGATGGAGGAGCGTACCCAGCTCGAGGCCTTGCAGTTCGAGCATGCCGCGCAGATCGCCGGTTATGTCATCGGCATTCAGGAGCAACTCCACGAACAGCAAGCGAAAACCCTGGAGGCCCTGGAGGCCCAGCGCAGTGTTGTTGCAGTGCAACGCGATCATTACCGGGGCCTGCTCGAAAAAGGCTTGAGTGCCCAGGAAATCGCGGCGATGACCCTGACTGCCCACGCCCGCTTGCTGTCTACGACCGCTGGCGTGATGCAGTCGGCCGGGCAAGCGCTGACTGCGGCGCCCAATGTATTCGGGCTGGCCAATGGCGGGATGAACTTCGGTGCCGCGTTGATGGCCCTGGGGTATGGCGGGCAGATCTGGGCAGGGGCCGAGGATGTTGCCGCAGGCATACTGCGCGAAACGGCAGGCTACCAGCGTCGTGAGCAGGAGTGGCGCTTGCAGCTCGGCCTGGCGGAAAAGAACCTGCAGGCCATCGACAAGCAACAGCAGGCGCAGAAACATGCCACCTTGGCCGCCAGCCGCGCGCTGTTGCACAGCCGCCAGCTACTGGCACAGGCCCAGCAGCTTCACCAGTTCTATCAGAACAAGTCGACCAGCGCGTCGCTGTACGGTTGGCTCCGGGCGCAGGCCTCTGGTTGGTATGCGACCTGTTTCGATGTGGCCGTCAGCCTGTGCAATGCCGCCGAGGCCTGCTGGCAATTTGAAACCGGTCGCTATGACACGCGGATCCTGCGCCCGGTGGTATGGCGCGCCGACCGCTACGGCCTGAATGCCTTCGGCGACCTGAAGATGGACCTGGAGCGCCTGCTGCAAGAGTGGCTGATGCGCAACGAGCGGCAGCTGGAAATCCGCAAGGACGTGTCGCTGCAAGCGTTGCTCCACGCAGGCTTGGTGTGCAATGAGAAGGGTGAGGCCTATGACCCCGAAAAGGACACGCTGCAATCGATCCTGACCGGCAAAGGCGAGTTGTACTTCACGCTGTCCGAAGACCTGTACAACGAAGACTACCCCGGTCACTACCAACGCCGGTTGCACAGTGTGGCCTTGAGCATGCCGGCATTGGTGTTCCCTTACCAGAACATGCGCGTCGAGTTGCGCCAGAGCCAAAGCCAGTTGCTGACCAAGGCGGATATCGAGGGCGTGAGGTACCTCTCGGCAAAAGCAACCTCAGACCCGGTGAGCGATCGCAACGTGATGCTGAGCCTGCGCCCTGGGCAGCGTACGTGCCACTCCACGGCAGACCGTGACACGGGCATGTTCAACTTCGACCCGGGCGATGAACGCTACTTCCCGTACGAGGGTAGCGGGGCCGTGTCGACTTGGCATCTGCGCTTGCCGCGCCATGCCAGCCAGGGCGAGCTGCTCGCGAGCCTGACCGACATCATCGTGCATGTCGCCTATCACGCTTTGCGTGGCGATTCGCAGTTTGAACAGGCTGTTGAAGACCTGCTCGAAGCAGTGCCACCGAGGGCTGCGGGTGATGCGGCGGTGTATTGA